The following coding sequences lie in one Mucilaginibacter sp. KACC 22773 genomic window:
- a CDS encoding DNA polymerase, with product MNQFVINNLSVASGAGHSTFYVYDGSAYKTVTSMALIAEEKTNIISFDWDNVISWLSARKEAMPKYIIDIEQIAKQLYGQKKARQDLLPWSVWNILRAFYNEDTEKDDFKKTQKLYQGLADADEPERQRLFYRMLSAMYTCYEQQLKELNAKGEYDRFYHVERPIRVINLERTYKGITINTGSVSNWVSQLSHEVYKLRNRLQLEFDIVSPTDVKTVLSKIEDKALIREARELIEEKGYYFFLKDSKLRHPLIELLYQEKKSTTDLNALLSIGALNPTQQKIYPVYDSFGTITARTKVVTPNLQNLTRKFRSIVSADKKKELLYIDYAQFEAGILADDSKDVALINAYNTSYIYDSIGEKIQVEKYITDKVEQLKFCKSLFYKYSYGMDISNNIGILKDFKLEAHAPTLSKLIVDAFSSFTTLDAYRTAIKEKALTENKIGTRDGNYRYRLENEKNVSWAMSQRIQGTASLIIKRAIIKLRSIDNEIEFLIPMHDAALFQVPKETAKEKEDTIQRIFEEEFLKECPSLKVSAKFKNFCD from the coding sequence ATGAACCAATTTGTCATCAATAATTTATCAGTAGCGAGTGGTGCTGGGCATTCCACCTTTTACGTTTATGACGGCTCAGCCTACAAGACAGTAACTTCTATGGCTTTGATAGCAGAAGAAAAGACGAATATTATATCTTTCGATTGGGATAATGTTATTTCCTGGCTAAGCGCACGCAAAGAGGCGATGCCCAAATACATCATTGATATTGAACAAATTGCAAAACAGTTGTACGGGCAAAAAAAAGCCAGGCAGGATTTATTGCCGTGGTCCGTTTGGAATATTTTAAGAGCATTCTATAATGAGGATACCGAAAAGGATGATTTTAAAAAAACACAGAAATTGTATCAGGGACTCGCCGATGCGGATGAACCGGAACGGCAGCGGCTTTTTTATCGAATGCTCTCAGCGATGTACACTTGCTATGAACAGCAACTCAAAGAGTTGAATGCGAAAGGTGAATATGACCGATTTTATCATGTTGAACGACCTATACGTGTCATCAACTTAGAGCGTACTTATAAAGGAATTACTATCAATACCGGCAGTGTTTCTAATTGGGTAAGTCAGCTTAGCCATGAGGTATATAAACTCCGGAACCGGCTTCAATTGGAATTTGATATTGTATCTCCGACGGATGTAAAGACGGTGCTGAGCAAAATTGAAGATAAAGCGTTGATCCGGGAAGCAAGAGAATTGATAGAAGAAAAAGGCTATTATTTTTTTTTAAAGGACTCAAAATTAAGGCACCCCTTAATAGAGTTGCTGTATCAGGAGAAAAAGTCTACTACTGACCTGAACGCTTTATTATCAATAGGTGCGCTAAACCCTACGCAGCAAAAGATATATCCAGTTTACGACTCTTTCGGCACCATTACCGCCAGGACAAAAGTAGTAACGCCCAACTTGCAGAACCTGACAAGGAAATTCAGAAGTATTGTAAGCGCCGATAAAAAGAAAGAGTTATTATATATCGATTATGCGCAATTTGAAGCCGGGATACTTGCTGATGATTCAAAGGATGTCGCCTTAATCAATGCATACAATACTTCCTACATTTATGATTCGATTGGTGAAAAAATCCAAGTAGAAAAATACATTACAGATAAAGTGGAACAACTTAAATTTTGCAAAAGCTTATTTTATAAGTATTCCTACGGTATGGATATCAGCAATAACATCGGTATCCTGAAGGACTTTAAATTAGAAGCACATGCCCCGACGCTTTCCAAATTGATTGTTGATGCTTTTAGTTCTTTTACTACATTGGATGCCTACAGGACAGCAATTAAAGAAAAAGCATTGACCGAGAATAAAATCGGAACCCGCGACGGAAACTATCGCTATCGACTTGAAAATGAGAAAAACGTATCCTGGGCGATGAGCCAACGAATTCAGGGAACCGCTTCCCTAATCATTAAACGAGCAATTATAAAATTGCGTTCCATTGATAACGAAATAGAATTTCTAATTCCAATGCATGACGCAGCTTTATTTCAGGTGCCAAAAGAGACTGCGAAAGAAAAGGAAGATACTATTCAACGGATTTTTGAAGAGGAATTTCTAAAAGAATGTCCTTCATTGAAGGTTTCTGCAAAGTTTAAGAACTTTTGCGATTAG
- a CDS encoding HRDC domain-containing protein: METGFNVQDLAIKFLEDCNAPVFLTGKAGTGKTTLLHRIKTANTKNMAVVAPTAVAAINAGGTTIHSFFQMPIGPLPPNSGEPLALRMSREKTVLLIKLELLIIDEISMVRADTLDYIDTLLRYVKGSAQPFGGVQVLMIGDLFQLPPVWERDWPILGRYYQGPYFFNSLVLQKHDFFTLELSQVYRQTDQAFISILNEIRHGQVTAELLEPLNKHYRSEAEIGTLQDYVTLSTHVQSVDRINTQRLEGLEGAAFVYKADVTGEFATDAYPAEAELVLKVGAQVMFVKNDLSGKKQYFNGRTARVTGLQETSIQVAFLDDHSEFEVLKETWQNVKFALSASEKKINETSAGSFTQYPLRLAWAITIHKSQGLTFDKAVIDVTSAFAAGQTYVALSRCRTLEGIVLRSPIRPENVKTAPAIVDFMTAATSGSPDLATLAVAKKISEFNVISDAFNFGVLSDAWTGFKDQLEKQAGDAGTINAQEAVAMTKVFGSELRAVGDRFIQKELRQGLPRAVLQERINAAAAFFQPKLSGLQAQLEHILLQLPGSELESEFYNRYNYLQANIRQKLAMLHGAVHFSTGADILLYARDALVGYKPVFKNWRPKTTAKDADVENPALYKALLDWRGETAQQKGTPEYSLISEKILREIAKKLPKTFSQLSAIKNFGEQRAQEYGEAILRMVREFLGEGDRLF, encoded by the coding sequence GTGGAAACAGGCTTCAACGTACAGGATCTGGCTATTAAATTTTTAGAGGATTGCAACGCACCAGTATTCCTGACGGGCAAGGCCGGAACGGGAAAAACGACACTGCTTCACCGGATTAAAACGGCGAACACTAAAAATATGGCTGTTGTCGCGCCGACAGCGGTGGCTGCGATCAATGCAGGCGGAACGACAATCCATTCTTTTTTCCAGATGCCTATCGGCCCCCTGCCGCCGAACAGCGGCGAGCCACTGGCGCTGCGGATGAGCCGTGAAAAAACAGTGCTGCTCATTAAGCTTGAACTGCTGATCATTGATGAGATCAGTATGGTCCGGGCCGATACGCTCGATTACATCGATACGCTGCTTCGCTATGTGAAAGGTTCGGCCCAGCCCTTCGGCGGGGTCCAGGTGCTGATGATCGGCGATCTTTTTCAGTTGCCGCCGGTATGGGAACGCGACTGGCCGATCCTTGGCCGTTATTACCAGGGCCCTTACTTTTTTAACAGCCTCGTCCTTCAAAAGCATGATTTTTTTACTTTGGAACTTAGCCAAGTCTACCGCCAAACTGACCAGGCTTTTATTTCCATCCTCAATGAGATCCGGCATGGCCAGGTGACTGCTGAGCTGTTGGAACCGCTGAACAAGCATTACCGTTCTGAAGCAGAGATCGGCACCCTCCAGGATTACGTTACCCTTTCGACCCACGTGCAATCGGTCGACCGGATCAATACGCAGCGCCTGGAAGGCCTGGAGGGCGCTGCGTTCGTCTATAAAGCTGATGTTACCGGGGAGTTTGCCACGGATGCCTACCCGGCCGAAGCAGAACTTGTCCTCAAGGTGGGTGCGCAGGTCATGTTCGTCAAGAACGACCTGTCGGGAAAAAAGCAATATTTTAACGGGCGTACGGCGCGGGTCACCGGGCTGCAGGAAACGAGCATCCAGGTGGCCTTTCTCGATGACCACAGCGAATTCGAAGTGCTCAAAGAAACCTGGCAAAACGTAAAATTCGCCTTGTCGGCTTCAGAAAAGAAGATTAATGAGACCAGCGCCGGCTCATTTACGCAGTATCCCTTGCGGCTGGCCTGGGCGATCACGATCCATAAAAGCCAGGGCCTGACCTTCGATAAAGCGGTCATAGACGTTACCTCGGCTTTTGCAGCGGGACAAACCTATGTCGCACTCAGTCGCTGCCGGACGCTGGAAGGGATCGTATTGCGTTCCCCGATCAGGCCTGAAAATGTAAAGACCGCACCGGCCATCGTGGACTTCATGACAGCGGCGACATCAGGTTCGCCGGACCTGGCCACCTTAGCCGTAGCCAAAAAAATATCGGAATTTAACGTGATCAGCGACGCCTTCAATTTCGGAGTGCTGTCAGATGCCTGGACAGGCTTTAAAGACCAGCTGGAAAAACAAGCCGGGGACGCCGGGACGATCAATGCGCAGGAAGCCGTCGCGATGACCAAAGTATTCGGCAGCGAGCTCAGGGCCGTTGGTGACCGTTTTATTCAAAAAGAGCTGCGGCAGGGCCTGCCGCGGGCCGTGCTCCAGGAGCGCATCAATGCGGCGGCGGCGTTTTTCCAGCCCAAGCTATCAGGCCTGCAAGCGCAATTGGAGCATATCCTGCTGCAATTGCCTGGCAGCGAGCTGGAGTCCGAATTTTATAACCGCTATAATTACCTGCAGGCGAACATCCGGCAAAAACTGGCGATGCTGCATGGGGCCGTTCACTTTTCTACCGGGGCAGATATCTTACTTTATGCGCGGGATGCACTGGTCGGCTATAAACCTGTCTTTAAGAATTGGCGGCCCAAGACAACGGCTAAAGATGCCGACGTGGAAAACCCCGCGCTATACAAAGCACTGCTGGATTGGCGCGGGGAAACGGCGCAGCAGAAAGGCACGCCTGAATATTCACTGATCTCGGAGAAAATCTTGCGGGAGATCGCCAAGAAGCTACCAAAGACCTTCAGCCAGTTATCCGCGATCAAGAATTTCGGGGAGCAGCGCGCGCAGGAATATGGTGAGGCGATCCTCCGGATGGTCAGGGAATTCCTGGGGGAAGGCGATAGACTATTTTGA
- a CDS encoding PD-(D/E)XK nuclease family protein — protein MANRDWNISKLQVLRQCHRKFYFAYELASRSFADPFRRKAHELSKMKNLKMWQGTIVDWMITNEILPYYQEREVPDYAAIAKKGVDMAKKQFEFSANRFYHDPEISKTESGTDYAILDVHESNMPYTEAELQGVYQTIEEILLAFPNFQSPVPGRNMEQYLLSARFLRPDAKTLKYEYEGIKIQPQIDLISYMGKSMHVIDWKVVEKADADYSRQLLLGGIVALHFSRERYKKEQWKPLPALEDVRLFEFNLLNGKFKEHVINKDSAANALDGVFLLSDEQEELSQSRPWDELDIEDYERTDKAATCAICNFRFLCKQIILNDLNYDEGQYTQLVQHQQLQPVTV, from the coding sequence ATGGCGAACAGGGATTGGAATATCAGTAAATTGCAGGTGCTGCGGCAGTGCCACCGCAAGTTCTACTTCGCGTACGAGCTGGCATCGCGCAGTTTTGCCGATCCCTTCCGGCGCAAAGCGCATGAGCTGTCCAAAATGAAGAACTTGAAAATGTGGCAGGGGACTATCGTCGATTGGATGATCACCAACGAGATCCTGCCCTATTACCAGGAACGCGAGGTCCCCGATTATGCTGCGATCGCCAAAAAAGGGGTCGATATGGCTAAAAAGCAATTCGAGTTCTCCGCTAACAGGTTCTATCACGACCCGGAGATCTCTAAAACGGAATCCGGTACCGATTACGCGATCCTCGATGTCCATGAGTCCAATATGCCTTATACGGAAGCAGAGCTACAGGGCGTCTACCAGACCATCGAAGAGATCCTGCTGGCCTTTCCGAATTTTCAAAGCCCGGTGCCGGGCAGGAACATGGAACAGTACCTGCTTTCCGCCCGCTTTCTGCGCCCTGACGCCAAGACGCTGAAATACGAATATGAGGGTATCAAGATCCAGCCGCAGATCGATTTGATCAGCTATATGGGTAAATCCATGCATGTCATCGACTGGAAGGTCGTGGAAAAAGCCGACGCCGACTACTCGCGCCAGCTGCTGCTGGGCGGTATCGTAGCGCTCCATTTTTCGAGGGAGCGTTATAAAAAGGAGCAGTGGAAGCCGCTGCCCGCCCTGGAGGATGTGCGCCTTTTCGAATTCAACCTGCTCAATGGCAAATTCAAAGAGCATGTGATCAACAAGGACTCGGCCGCCAACGCGCTGGACGGGGTGTTCCTGCTCAGCGACGAGCAAGAGGAACTTTCCCAATCTAGGCCCTGGGACGAACTGGACATCGAAGATTATGAACGTACGGACAAAGCGGCAACCTGCGCGATATGCAATTTCAGGTTCCTGTGTAAACAAATTATCCTAAATGATTTAAATTATGACGAAGGACAATACACTCAATTGGTTCAGCATCAGCAATTGCAGCCAGTTACGGTTTAG
- a CDS encoding RNA polymerase sigma factor has translation MEAKYLQVIAKYQEDLKGGLSLLYELYGRSLYQYSLKNWALDEEECYEVLYKTLETVGKVILRNEFDSERHFQNWLFKIHRNNTLMAVRAKMAKEQIEFKLVDWQDEFAATEEDSEGLEFEHSPVLNMGSTEVYEEETSQSPLFLALEKALQEISETDRDILLLRMNNYSYDDIAAMLGIENNQLKVRFLRAKAKVEKKTLGIIKENMS, from the coding sequence ATGGAAGCAAAGTATCTTCAAGTCATCGCCAAGTACCAGGAAGACCTCAAAGGAGGCCTTTCGCTCCTGTATGAGTTATACGGGCGCTCCTTGTACCAGTATTCCTTAAAGAACTGGGCGCTGGATGAGGAGGAATGTTATGAGGTGCTTTATAAGACCTTGGAAACGGTCGGCAAAGTGATCCTCCGGAACGAGTTCGATTCCGAAAGGCATTTCCAGAACTGGCTCTTTAAGATCCACCGGAACAATACGCTGATGGCGGTCCGGGCAAAAATGGCGAAAGAGCAGATCGAATTCAAGCTGGTTGACTGGCAGGATGAGTTCGCCGCAACGGAAGAGGATAGCGAGGGGCTCGAATTTGAGCATAGCCCGGTATTGAACATGGGCAGCACCGAGGTTTATGAAGAGGAAACATCACAAAGCCCCTTATTCCTAGCCCTCGAAAAAGCGCTGCAGGAGATCAGTGAGACGGACCGAGATATTTTATTGCTGCGGATGAATAACTACAGTTATGATGACATCGCCGCCATGCTGGGGATCGAGAACAATCAACTGAAAGTACGTTTCCTGCGGGCTAAAGCGAAAGTAGAAAAGAAAACATTGGGCATTATAAAAGAAAACATGTCATGA